One genomic window of Campylobacter fetus subsp. fetus includes the following:
- a CDS encoding dehypoxanthine futalosine cyclase: MNRINKKEALNLIKNADLNELGKLAFDKKLKLHPDKITTFIVDRNINYTNTCWVDCKFCAFYRHVNEDEAYILSFDEIDQKIEELIAIGGTQILFQGGVHPKLKIEWYENLVEHIAKKYPDIDIHGFSAVEIDYIAKISKISTLEVLKRLQAKGLYSIPGAGAEILSDRVRDIIAPKKCSTQTWLDIHKQAHDIGMKTTATMMFGTVETDEEIVEHWDKIRSLQDQTGGFRAFILWSFQSENTKLKSEYPTIKKQSPNRYLRLLAVSRLFLDNFKNIQSSWVTQGSYIGQLALKFGANDLGSTMMEENVVKAAGASFRMSQNEMIELIKDIGEFPAKRNTNYDILERF, from the coding sequence TTGAACAGAATAAACAAAAAAGAAGCTCTAAATTTGATAAAAAACGCAGATCTAAACGAACTTGGAAAACTAGCATTTGACAAAAAACTAAAACTGCATCCAGACAAAATCACAACTTTTATAGTCGATAGAAATATAAATTATACAAATACATGCTGGGTAGATTGTAAATTTTGTGCGTTTTATCGCCACGTAAATGAAGATGAAGCATATATACTTAGCTTTGATGAGATAGATCAAAAGATAGAAGAACTAATCGCCATAGGCGGCACTCAGATACTATTTCAAGGAGGCGTTCATCCAAAACTAAAGATCGAATGGTACGAAAACTTAGTAGAGCACATAGCAAAAAAATATCCGGATATAGATATACACGGATTTTCTGCAGTTGAGATAGACTATATAGCAAAAATTTCCAAAATTTCTACTTTAGAAGTGTTAAAAAGACTACAAGCAAAAGGACTCTATAGCATACCAGGAGCCGGAGCGGAGATACTAAGTGATAGAGTAAGAGATATAATAGCCCCTAAAAAGTGCAGTACTCAAACATGGCTAGATATCCATAAGCAAGCTCACGATATAGGTATGAAAACTACCGCCACTATGATGTTTGGCACGGTTGAAACAGATGAGGAAATAGTAGAACATTGGGATAAAATACGAAGTCTACAAGATCAAACAGGCGGATTTAGAGCCTTTATATTATGGAGTTTTCAGTCTGAAAATACGAAACTAAAATCGGAATATCCTACTATAAAAAAACAATCTCCGAATCGTTACTTAAGACTTCTAGCAGTTTCAAGACTATTTTTAGATAATTTCAAAAACATACAAAGCAGTTGGGTAACGCAAGGCAGCTATATAGGACAATTAGCACTTAAATTCGGAGCAAACGATCTAGGAAGTACTATGATGGAAGAAAACGTAGTAAAAGCCGCCGGAGCAAGCTTTAGAATGAGTCAAAATGAGATGATAGAACTTATCAAAGATATAGGCGAATTTCCTGCTAAAAGAAACACTAACTATGATATTTTAGAGCGCTTTTAA
- a CDS encoding copper resistance protein NlpE, with the protein MKNMILSIVAFTIFVGCGSANQPTNDRKTFETTLPCADCSEIKSILQLDSNGSFILSDTYVKDINQTFTQSGLYKTDGEIIIITSDDNETFYFKKDGLNLNRLDADKNLIEGEFKDYYTYKLQK; encoded by the coding sequence ATGAAAAATATGATTTTGTCCATAGTGGCATTTACTATTTTTGTTGGTTGCGGATCGGCAAATCAGCCTACTAACGACCGAAAAACATTTGAAACTACACTCCCTTGCGCTGATTGTAGTGAGATAAAGTCCATTTTGCAGCTAGATAGCAACGGAAGTTTTATCTTGTCTGATACCTATGTAAAAGATATAAACCAAACTTTTACTCAAAGCGGTTTATATAAGACTGACGGTGAGATTATAATAATTACTAGCGATGATAACGAGACATTTTACTTTAAAAAAGACGGTTTAAATTTAAATAGACTAGATGCTGATAAAAATTTAATAGAAGGTGAGTTTAAAGATTATTATACCTATAAACTCCAAAAATGA
- a CDS encoding MFS transporter yields the protein MKYLALLRYNSNLRILTSIQFICYFGMWFSHTGIFTLLIELNAPVWAVTLAAAMAFIPNVFLAPINGIIIDKFSAKPMMIFLMFVETVTVLMLVFIDDLSLLPLLFILIFVRMGTGVTYFQTEMSLLPSLMTKKNLKLANEIHSIIWAASYTAGMGIAGVFIHYFGIKEAFLFDFGLYILGMFLLTKLRIPDIVKTRTQKAFEMMKDGLKYIKNSPIIMHLILLHSFVGITAYDNLIALMANYKYKEIMSVSLIIGFMNMTRAISLVVGPIALSKFTNTKTLIWLFVGEFLGISLWAILQFDYYLGLIGLVAAGFCTSTLWSFTFTMLQNNCDKKYYGRVIAYKDMVYFIVSASVSLLIGVAYELGMGLAMITFIMGFMFFIGAFYYKFVYEKYFL from the coding sequence ATAAAATATCTCGCACTCCTAAGATACAATTCAAATCTTAGGATTTTAACTTCTATACAATTTATTTGTTACTTTGGAATGTGGTTTTCACATACCGGAATTTTTACTCTTTTAATAGAGCTTAACGCTCCTGTGTGGGCCGTAACGCTTGCTGCGGCGATGGCGTTTATACCAAATGTTTTTTTAGCTCCGATAAACGGCATAATAATAGATAAATTTAGTGCAAAACCTATGATGATATTTCTTATGTTTGTAGAAACAGTGACTGTTTTGATGCTAGTTTTTATAGATGATCTTAGTTTGCTTCCGCTTTTGTTTATTCTTATATTTGTTAGAATGGGAACCGGAGTGACTTATTTTCAAACAGAGATGAGCTTGCTTCCTAGCTTGATGACCAAAAAAAATCTCAAACTAGCAAATGAGATACACTCTATCATCTGGGCCGCATCATATACTGCAGGTATGGGCATAGCCGGAGTTTTTATACATTATTTCGGCATTAAAGAGGCATTTTTATTTGATTTTGGCTTGTATATTTTGGGGATGTTTTTACTCACAAAGCTTAGAATTCCAGATATCGTAAAAACAAGAACGCAAAAAGCATTTGAGATGATGAAAGACGGTCTAAAATATATAAAAAATAGTCCTATTATAATGCATCTTATACTACTTCACTCTTTTGTAGGCATAACTGCGTATGATAATCTGATAGCTCTTATGGCAAATTACAAATACAAAGAGATAATGAGCGTATCTTTGATAATCGGTTTTATGAATATGACTAGAGCTATATCGCTTGTGGTAGGACCTATCGCACTTAGTAAATTTACAAACACAAAGACGCTTATTTGGCTTTTTGTCGGTGAGTTTTTGGGTATATCTTTATGGGCAATTTTGCAGTTTGATTATTACTTAGGGCTTATAGGATTGGTGGCGGCAGGATTTTGTACATCTACTCTTTGGTCATTTACATTTACAATGCTTCAAAACAACTGCGACAAAAAGTATTACGGGCGCGTTATAGCTTATAAAGATATGGTGTATTTTATAGTATCTGCTAGCGTATCGTTACTCATAGGAGTAGCCTATGAACTCGGCATGGGGCTTGCTATGATAACATTTATAATGGGATTTATGTTTTTTATAGGCGCGTTTTATTATAAATTTGTCTATGAGAAGTATTTTTTATAA
- a CDS encoding CheR family methyltransferase produces the protein MSEFVYDENGLQALISLIKKLCGNDLTNKKDIIKTKISNFATNKNIPDMDALLKKVSFESKLRQELLNLITINETYFYRELNQLNSVIYYANTMALSDNVKILCAPCSSGEEVYSLGMIAKTIGIDRQRLKIVGIDINSEVIQRCKDGIYNQRSIQNVSSNQKNMYFNKVDDMYQIKKELMPQMEFKVANIFDESLFKLGMFDIILSRNMMIYFDEEYRLMTIERFHKILKPFGRLYVGHADLVPYTDLYTKIVDIGSSYYEKL, from the coding sequence ATGAGTGAATTTGTATATGATGAAAATGGACTACAAGCGTTAATTAGTCTTATTAAAAAACTATGCGGCAACGATCTAACCAACAAAAAAGATATCATCAAAACCAAAATATCCAACTTTGCCACAAATAAAAATATACCGGATATGGATGCTTTATTAAAAAAAGTTTCTTTTGAATCAAAACTCAGACAAGAGCTTTTAAATTTAATAACCATAAACGAAACATATTTTTACAGAGAGTTAAATCAACTAAACTCTGTTATATACTATGCAAATACTATGGCTTTGAGCGACAACGTAAAGATTTTATGTGCTCCTTGCAGTAGCGGCGAAGAGGTATATTCTTTAGGAATGATCGCAAAAACTATCGGTATAGATAGACAAAGACTAAAAATAGTAGGTATAGATATAAACTCAGAAGTTATCCAAAGGTGCAAAGACGGTATATACAACCAAAGATCTATACAAAACGTAAGCTCAAATCAAAAAAATATGTATTTCAACAAAGTTGATGATATGTACCAAATCAAAAAAGAGCTAATGCCTCAAATGGAGTTTAAAGTAGCAAATATATTTGATGAAAGCTTATTTAAATTAGGAATGTTTGATATAATCTTATCAAGAAATATGATGATATATTTCGATGAAGAGTATAGGCTGATGACTATCGAAAGATTTCATAAGATCCTAAAACCTTTTGGAAGATTATACGTAGGTCACGCCGATCTAGTTCCATACACAGATCTTTATACGAAAATAGTAGATATCGGCTCAAGCTACTATGAGAAGTTATAA
- a CDS encoding CheB methylesterase domain-containing protein: MKPKLILIGASTGGPGHLKKLLFDLNLPKNTSVVIAQHMSSMFIHSFVTQFNQDINPDVELLDKKMHLENKVYICEKNSVILNSQTLSANIDESKIVTTFNPNVNMLFNSAVPVCKYVSVMAILLTGIGDDGAAGLDKLYKAGAKCIAENEESAIVYGMPKRAKELNTKLETANLHDIKIKLERFINE, encoded by the coding sequence TTGAAACCAAAACTTATCCTTATAGGAGCATCCACAGGCGGTCCAGGTCATCTTAAAAAGCTACTTTTTGACCTAAACCTTCCTAAAAATACATCAGTAGTGATAGCTCAGCATATGAGTTCTATGTTCATCCATAGTTTTGTTACACAGTTTAATCAAGATATAAATCCGGATGTAGAACTGCTAGATAAAAAAATGCACCTTGAAAACAAAGTGTATATTTGTGAGAAAAATAGCGTAATACTAAACTCACAAACATTAAGTGCAAACATTGATGAAAGCAAAATTGTAACTACTTTTAATCCAAATGTCAATATGCTGTTTAACTCAGCAGTTCCTGTCTGTAAATACGTAAGCGTGATGGCAATATTATTAACCGGTATAGGAGATGATGGCGCTGCAGGGCTTGATAAATTATACAAAGCCGGAGCAAAATGCATAGCCGAAAACGAAGAATCGGCCATAGTATACGGTATGCCAAAACGCGCAAAAGAGTTAAATACAAAATTAGAAACTGCAAACTTACACGATATAAAAATTAAATTAGAGAGATTTATTAATGAGTGA
- a CDS encoding flagellar assembly protein A yields MADEVIMPSIIVDTKNPYQDMEFIASNAGVSVDNVDFNIISVDTRYKLKPEDDFISAIDSELRMFDDDEFMSNPNLSISQNYKVEFFDRRVKKQPMLPKVSLGTNKNMTKVVASIKEDSNVKYYPSFERDLINFIQKKLLKANILIGIRDYIMLREINKVTSILRIKEIIDKAFTFVVVTGVDPVVAVDDNMIFYYKSKLKNSEKNKDDKVNYSNRGFVQGVTEGEVIIEYIKPKTGIAGRNVKGDVISVNEPKILIKEKINVSQNIDVKEDDDSIKYIAKKNGYVNEEKGTYDIKDELDINEVSFKTTGSIETSLESDVKINIKEKDILKDAVGAGMSIETTSINVEGNVAKGAHIVAKDVIIGGQTHAKSVIKAQTAEISVHLGRLICDEAKIDRLESGYVRAKKVFINSVIGGEIIANEVHIKRLFANSSITASTLVEIDELKGTNNRICIDSGEILNYEGKLEEYSKTMSKLKTDILVIPRELESKKNIIDSNRESVNSIKRRIEELRSTGKAPPMSFLNKLKDFQALVYEYNSMLKDLNGKKAALNDLKEELKSMQSMVFKAKIINKDRWKELNEIKFRLIEPKKDITYSTRENELAKLITLKCVTLGDEEIYEIKKSNEI; encoded by the coding sequence ATGGCTGATGAAGTTATAATGCCGTCGATAATAGTAGATACGAAAAATCCATATCAAGATATGGAATTTATAGCTTCTAACGCCGGAGTTAGCGTTGATAATGTTGATTTTAATATAATTTCCGTCGATACGCGGTATAAATTAAAACCCGAAGATGATTTTATAAGCGCTATCGACAGCGAGCTTCGTATGTTTGATGATGACGAGTTTATGTCGAATCCAAATTTATCTATATCTCAAAATTATAAAGTAGAATTTTTTGATAGACGAGTTAAAAAGCAGCCTATGTTACCAAAAGTATCATTGGGTACAAATAAAAATATGACAAAAGTAGTAGCCTCTATAAAAGAGGATTCAAACGTGAAATACTATCCTTCATTTGAACGAGATCTTATAAATTTCATACAAAAAAAGTTATTAAAAGCAAATATACTGATAGGTATAAGAGACTATATAATGCTTAGAGAGATAAATAAAGTAACGTCTATTTTGCGTATAAAAGAGATTATCGATAAGGCATTTACGTTTGTAGTGGTCACTGGAGTAGATCCTGTAGTGGCTGTAGACGATAATATGATATTTTACTATAAAAGCAAATTAAAAAATAGTGAAAAGAATAAAGACGACAAGGTAAATTACTCGAATAGAGGATTTGTTCAAGGAGTTACGGAAGGCGAAGTCATTATAGAATATATAAAGCCTAAAACCGGAATTGCTGGTAGAAATGTTAAAGGAGATGTTATCTCTGTTAATGAGCCAAAAATTCTAATAAAAGAGAAGATTAACGTAAGTCAAAATATAGATGTAAAAGAAGATGACGATAGCATAAAATACATAGCTAAGAAAAACGGTTACGTAAACGAAGAAAAAGGCACGTATGATATAAAAGATGAGCTTGATATAAATGAAGTAAGCTTTAAAACAACCGGATCTATAGAAACTAGCTTAGAATCTGACGTAAAAATCAATATTAAAGAAAAAGATATTTTAAAAGACGCCGTCGGTGCTGGCATGAGTATAGAAACAACTTCTATAAACGTAGAAGGAAACGTAGCTAAAGGCGCGCATATCGTAGCCAAAGATGTTATTATAGGTGGTCAAACTCATGCAAAATCAGTTATAAAGGCTCAAACAGCAGAGATATCCGTGCATTTAGGGCGATTAATATGTGATGAAGCAAAGATAGATAGGTTGGAAAGCGGTTATGTTAGGGCAAAAAAGGTATTTATAAACTCAGTTATAGGCGGAGAAATAATAGCAAATGAAGTTCATATCAAGCGTCTTTTTGCAAACTCTAGTATAACTGCATCGACTTTGGTAGAAATAGACGAACTAAAAGGAACAAACAATAGAATTTGCATAGATTCTGGAGAGATACTAAATTATGAAGGAAAGCTAGAAGAGTACTCTAAAACTATGTCTAAGCTAAAGACCGATATATTAGTTATACCAAGAGAGTTAGAAAGCAAAAAAAATATTATAGACTCAAACCGAGAATCGGTAAATTCGATAAAACGTAGAATAGAAGAGTTAAGAAGCACAGGCAAAGCGCCTCCCATGTCATTTTTAAATAAATTAAAAGATTTTCAAGCTTTAGTCTATGAATATAATAGTATGCTAAAAGATCTAAACGGTAAAAAAGCTGCTTTAAACGATTTGAAAGAAGAGTTAAAAAGTATGCAAAGTATGGTATTTAAAGCTAAAATTATAAATAAAGATAGGTGGAAAGAGCTAAATGAGATTAAATTTAGATTGATTGAACCAAAAAAAGATATTACTTATAGTACGAGAGAAAATGAGTTGGCGAAGCTTATAACATTAAAGTGCGTTACTTTGGGCGATGAAGAGATCTACGAAATAAAAAAATCAAACGAGATATAA
- the ruvA gene encoding Holliday junction branch migration protein RuvA, translating to MIKAIEGIITKKEPTNVWIKTLSGVSYGISISLFTSASLQKGEKVELFITQVIREDANLLYGFIKESEQRIFEMLLKVNGIGASTAMAVCSSLGPDEFSIAVMNGDDAVLRRVPGIGPKTARTLIAQLSDAKFGEINSMPSYQNEAFMALESLGFKRDRISKVLNECSSNDTASLIKEALKKLA from the coding sequence ATGATAAAAGCAATAGAAGGAATAATTACAAAAAAAGAGCCGACTAACGTCTGGATAAAAACTCTTAGCGGAGTGAGTTACGGAATTTCCATATCACTTTTTACTAGTGCAAGCTTGCAAAAAGGTGAAAAAGTCGAACTTTTTATAACTCAAGTGATAAGAGAAGATGCGAATTTGCTTTACGGTTTTATAAAAGAGAGTGAGCAGCGTATATTTGAAATGCTTTTAAAAGTAAACGGTATAGGTGCTTCAACGGCTATGGCGGTTTGTTCCAGCTTGGGTCCAGATGAATTTAGTATAGCAGTTATGAACGGCGATGACGCTGTTTTAAGAAGAGTCCCTGGTATAGGTCCAAAAACTGCAAGAACTCTTATAGCTCAACTAAGCGATGCTAAGTTTGGAGAGATTAATTCTATGCCTAGTTATCAAAATGAAGCGTTTATGGCTTTAGAAAGTTTAGGTTTTAAAAGAGATAGAATTTCAAAAGTATTAAATGAATGTTCTAGTAATGATACTGCTTCTCTTATCAAAGAAGCGCTTAAAAAACTTGCGTAA
- a CDS encoding D-alanine--D-alanine ligase, translating into MKFGIVFGGVSFEHEISIVSAIAVKKALKCELSFIFVDKFGDFYLINSDDMRANFFSSHKYKNSKKLHLKKGGFAAHGIFGMNDLNVDCYINLIHGRDGEDGKIAGMFEFYNVTFIGPRLEASVMSFNKELTKLLAHKCAVKSLPYEMIKRGDIVKTELPFILKPARLGSSIGVSVVRDISNLDYALDVAFEFDKDILVEPFKEGIREFNLAGFKAENDFIYSFIEEPKKNDFLDFEQKYMSFSSSCAKEADIDDSLKIAIKDAFAKIYNGGNFDGALIRCDFFVLDNEVYLNEINPNPGSMANYLFTDFTSSVEKLANSIKPSKNIDIDYKFINSITSNKGKLA; encoded by the coding sequence ATGAAATTTGGTATAGTATTTGGCGGAGTGAGTTTTGAACATGAGATAAGCATAGTCTCGGCCATAGCGGTAAAAAAGGCTTTAAAGTGCGAACTTAGTTTTATTTTCGTAGATAAATTCGGAGATTTTTATCTTATAAATAGTGACGATATGAGAGCAAATTTTTTTAGCAGTCATAAGTATAAAAACTCAAAAAAACTTCATCTAAAAAAAGGTGGTTTTGCGGCTCACGGGATATTTGGTATGAATGATCTAAACGTGGATTGCTATATAAATTTAATACACGGCAGAGATGGCGAAGACGGCAAAATAGCCGGTATGTTTGAGTTTTATAACGTAACTTTTATTGGCCCTAGATTAGAAGCTAGCGTGATGAGTTTCAACAAAGAACTCACAAAACTATTAGCTCATAAATGCGCTGTAAAATCTCTTCCTTATGAGATGATAAAAAGAGGCGATATAGTTAAAACCGAACTTCCTTTTATACTAAAACCAGCAAGACTTGGAAGTAGTATAGGCGTGAGCGTTGTTAGGGATATTTCAAATTTAGATTATGCGTTAGACGTGGCATTTGAGTTTGATAAAGATATCTTAGTAGAGCCTTTTAAAGAAGGTATAAGAGAGTTTAATTTAGCAGGATTTAAAGCCGAAAATGATTTTATATACTCTTTTATAGAAGAGCCAAAAAAGAATGATTTTTTAGATTTTGAACAAAAATATATGAGTTTTTCTAGTAGCTGTGCAAAAGAAGCCGATATAGACGATAGTCTAAAAATAGCGATAAAAGACGCTTTTGCTAAAATTTATAATGGTGGAAATTTTGACGGAGCTTTGATAAGATGTGATTTTTTTGTTTTAGATAATGAAGTTTATCTAAATGAGATAAATCCAAATCCCGGTAGCATGGCAAACTATTTATTTACCGACTTTACGTCATCTGTAGAAAAATTGGCGAATTCTATAAAACCATCAAAAAATATAGATATAGACTATAAATTTATTAATTCTATAACAAGCAATAAAGGTAAGCTAGCATAA
- a CDS encoding prevent-host-death protein produces MATFSKNEVYTATEVVRNFSSILTKIAKAEMKRAFIVKNNRFEAVLLNMDEYERLNDAVVLLEAIYTTQKKERAENGD; encoded by the coding sequence ATGGCTACATTTAGTAAAAATGAAGTATACACCGCAACAGAAGTCGTGAGAAATTTTAGTTCCATACTTACTAAAATCGCAAAAGCAGAGATGAAAAGAGCGTTTATAGTTAAAAACAACCGCTTTGAAGCGGTACTTTTAAATATGGACGAGTACGAAAGACTAAATGATGCAGTAGTTTTGCTAGAAGCGATATATACTACTCAGAAAAAAGAGAGAGCTGAAAATGGCGATTAA
- a CDS encoding alpha/beta fold hydrolase, which yields MAIKDVKVNGGVYSINYDIVNPNADISILILHGWGANKEIMKKAFLNHLDDFKQIYIDLPGFGKSTLKHPLDTKKYAIIVSEFLNLIGVKPDFIMGHSFGGKVASLLNSPRLVLLSSAGIITKKSFLVRFKIKIFKLIKLFGFGKFYKLFATKDVAGMSKEMYETLKNVVDEDFRHIFANCKAKTLIFWGKDDKSTPLKSGETISKLIVNSEFYPLNGDHFFFLLHSKFISDKIKISLAHETQSKNLDDAYTQGCILESGDDDA from the coding sequence ATGGCGATTAAAGACGTAAAGGTAAATGGCGGAGTTTATAGCATAAATTATGATATTGTAAATCCTAATGCAGATATTTCTATCTTGATTTTGCATGGATGGGGTGCAAATAAAGAGATTATGAAAAAAGCTTTTTTGAACCATTTAGATGATTTCAAACAGATATACATAGATCTTCCCGGTTTTGGTAAAAGTACTCTAAAACATCCTTTAGATACAAAAAAATACGCTATTATAGTATCTGAATTTTTAAATTTAATAGGCGTAAAACCTGATTTTATCATGGGGCATAGTTTTGGCGGCAAGGTTGCTAGCTTGTTAAATAGTCCTAGACTAGTTCTTTTAAGCAGCGCCGGCATAATAACTAAAAAATCATTTTTAGTTCGTTTTAAGATAAAGATTTTTAAACTAATTAAATTATTTGGTTTTGGTAAATTTTATAAACTGTTTGCGACAAAAGATGTGGCTGGAATGAGTAAAGAGATGTATGAAACTCTAAAAAATGTTGTTGATGAGGATTTTAGACATATTTTTGCAAATTGCAAGGCTAAGACATTGATTTTCTGGGGAAAAGATGATAAATCAACGCCTCTTAAAAGCGGAGAAACTATATCGAAGCTTATCGTAAATAGTGAGTTTTATCCGCTAAATGGTGACCACTTTTTCTTTTTATTGCACTCTAAATTTATAAGCGATAAGATAAAAATATCCTTAGCGCATGAGACTCAAAGTAAAAATTTAGATGACGCATATACACAAGGTTGTATTTTAGAATCAGGAGATGACGATGCTTGA
- a CDS encoding Mur ligase family protein, protein MLEISLKLVSNFIITLCFGLYIITALQWYNYKFERVLFHYTKPLWHLYYAIIPLTYISMFQNYVILFIGSILYGVAIILWQKKLDKRLVLTNRVKRFFLFLLIFFVVSLFFKFEQIAVLQLIFSVGFALCFSFIYEYILALKFKKEAKNKINNISNLKIVLITASFGKTSMKNFLYDMLKDDFNVYKTPRSVNTLSGIIRDINENLSFNTQIYIAEAGARLKGDIKDITEFLEPHFVIVGEIGDAHIEYFKSIENVRTTKLEALNSSRIKKAFLHSSTLKNYDKNIVIYDILVKNIVSNLDGVKFSILYNAKELHFSSKLLGGFNAYNLCACILLAMELGVNEQTLQNAILKIKSVEHRLERIEAGGKIIIDDSFNGNLKGMKESYELVNSYSGKKVLLTPGIVEGKSSLNEELSKKINEVFDIVVITNSLNEKSLTKFLVKPEVVLLKDRSQMQDFLANHTVAGDLILFSNDAPNFI, encoded by the coding sequence ATGCTTGAAATATCTTTAAAATTAGTTTCAAATTTTATTATAACGTTATGTTTTGGTTTGTATATCATCACTGCTTTGCAATGGTATAATTATAAATTTGAGCGTGTGTTATTTCATTATACTAAACCTTTGTGGCATCTTTATTACGCTATTATTCCATTGACGTATATAAGTATGTTTCAAAATTATGTAATTTTATTTATCGGATCTATTTTATATGGCGTGGCCATTATTTTATGGCAAAAAAAGCTTGATAAAAGACTGGTTTTAACAAATCGAGTTAAGAGATTTTTTCTTTTTTTATTGATATTTTTTGTTGTTAGTTTATTTTTTAAATTTGAACAGATAGCCGTATTACAGCTTATATTTAGTGTTGGTTTTGCTCTTTGTTTTAGCTTTATTTATGAGTATATTTTGGCTTTGAAATTTAAAAAAGAGGCTAAAAACAAGATAAATAACATTTCAAATTTAAAAATCGTATTGATAACTGCTAGTTTCGGTAAAACTAGTATGAAAAATTTTCTTTATGATATGCTAAAAGATGATTTCAATGTTTATAAAACCCCAAGAAGCGTAAATACTTTATCAGGAATAATAAGAGATATAAATGAAAACCTAAGTTTTAATACCCAAATTTATATAGCTGAAGCAGGTGCTAGACTAAAAGGAGATATCAAAGATATAACTGAGTTTTTAGAGCCTCATTTTGTGATAGTCGGAGAGATAGGAGACGCTCATATAGAGTATTTTAAAAGCATAGAAAATGTTCGCACTACAAAGCTTGAAGCCCTTAATTCATCTAGAATTAAAAAAGCTTTTTTACATAGCTCTACTTTGAAAAACTATGATAAAAATATAGTAATTTATGATATTTTGGTTAAAAATATAGTTTCAAATTTAGATGGAGTTAAATTTAGTATTTTATATAATGCTAAAGAACTTCATTTTAGTTCAAAGTTACTTGGAGGATTTAACGCTTATAATCTTTGTGCTTGTATACTTCTTGCGATGGAACTTGGAGTAAATGAGCAAACTCTTCAAAATGCTATTTTAAAGATAAAAAGCGTGGAACATCGTTTGGAGAGGATTGAAGCTGGTGGAAAAATCATCATCGATGATAGTTTTAATGGAAATTTAAAAGGGATGAAAGAGAGCTATGAACTTGTAAATAGCTATAGCGGAAAGAAGGTATTGCTAACTCCTGGTATAGTTGAAGGAAAAAGTAGCTTAAATGAAGAGCTGTCAAAAAAGATAAATGAAGTGTTTGATATAGTCGTGATAACAAATAGTTTAAACGAGAAATCTCTTACTAAATTTCTTGTAAAACCAGAAGTCGTGCTGTTAAAAGATAGATCGCAAATGCAAGATTTTTTGGCAAATCATACTGTTGCCGGAGATCTCATTTTATTTAGTAATGACGCACCGAATTTCATATAA